The genomic interval TGAGTTGCTGTCTCCTGAAATTCTCATGTCCATCATGGTTGCCGCCATGGGCGGCGCGACCGTCATCCTGTTCGCAGCTCTGGGCGAACTGGTCACCGAGCGGGCAGGCATCTGGAATATGGGCGTGGAAGGCACCATGCTGGTCGGCTGTCTCGTCGCCTATCTGGTGATGGCTGGCACCGGCTCGCCTATCCTTGCGTCTATCGCGGCCATCGGGGCGGGCATGGTTGCAGGGCTCATCATCGGCTTCATGACAGTGACCTTGCGGGTGGATCATTTCGTGACCGGCCTTGGCTTTAATCTTCTGGCCAGCGGCCTGACGCTCTTCTGGTTCCGCAGCTATGTTGGCGGCGGCAAACCACCCAGCTATTCCACCATCGATACGGTGCCCATTCCAGGCCTCGCAGACATCCCCATACTCGGCCCGATCCTCTTTAATCAGCATTTATTGACCTATATCGCGCTTCTCAGTGTGCCAGTAATCGCCATCTTCCTGCGCCGAACCACCTTCGGGCTGGAAACGCGCGCAGCAGGTGAAAATCCGCAATTTCTGGAGGCCAAGGGGCTTTCAGTCGCCACCCGCCAATATGCTGCTCTGCTGTTTGGCTCGGCGCTTACCGGCCTTGGCGGGGCCTTCCTGATGCTCGCCTTCGCCGATCAGTTCCGCCCGGACATTTCCGGCGGCCGCGGTTGGCTCGCCATCGTTGCCGTCATTGCGGGCAACTGGAAGCCTCTGCGCACCATGGCGGCAGTGCTGATTTTCGCCATTCTTGACAGCCTTGCGGTTCATGCCCAAGGTGTCGGGGTCGATGTGCCCTATCAATTCTTTCTCATGTTGCCCTATGTGGCGTCCATCGGCCTGTTGATTTTGATCCGCAGTCGGTCCGGCCAGCCAGCTAAACTGGGCGTTCCTTATCTGCGACACTAAATTCGGAGGTCTTTATGCCTATCCCATCCTGGAGTGAACTAGCCCCACAATTGGTTGATGTGGCCATGGGTCGGCGCATGGCCGACAGCGTTATTCGCAAGGGCAAATGGGTCAATGTCCATACCGGTGAAATCATTCCCGATATGGATGTGGCCATTTCTGGCGGCCGCATTGCCTATGTTGGCGCGGATGCCAGCCACGCCATTGGCGACGACACCAAGGTCATAGAGGCCAACGGGCGCTATATGGTGCCTGGCCTTTGCGATGCGCATATGCATGTGGAAAGCGGCATGATCACCGTCAGCGAATTTGCGCGCGCCGTCATTCCCCACGGCACCACATCCATGTTCATCGATCCGCACGAGATTGCCAATGTGTTGGGCCTGAAGGGCGTCAAAGTGATGCATGACGATGCTGCCAACATGCCGATCAACATTCAGGTGCAGGTGCCATCCTGTGTGCCATCAGCTCCGGGCTTGGAAAATGCCGGAGCGGAAATCACCGTCGACGACGTCAAGGAAGCTCTCTCATGGCCGCAGATCTGCGGTCTGGGCGAAATGATGAACTTCCCCGGTGTGGCCATGGGCGACGCCAAAATGCTGGGCGAAATCGCGGCTACGCAGGACGCCGGCAAGACCGTGGGCGGCCATTTCCCGACGCCAGAGCTTGACCTGATGTTCCATGGCTATGTGGCAGGAGGCCCGGCTGATGACCATGAAGGCACCCGCAAGGAAGATG from uncultured Cohaesibacter sp. carries:
- a CDS encoding ABC transporter permease: MSELLSPEILMSIMVAAMGGATVILFAALGELVTERAGIWNMGVEGTMLVGCLVAYLVMAGTGSPILASIAAIGAGMVAGLIIGFMTVTLRVDHFVTGLGFNLLASGLTLFWFRSYVGGGKPPSYSTIDTVPIPGLADIPILGPILFNQHLLTYIALLSVPVIAIFLRRTTFGLETRAAGENPQFLEAKGLSVATRQYAALLFGSALTGLGGAFLMLAFADQFRPDISGGRGWLAIVAVIAGNWKPLRTMAAVLIFAILDSLAVHAQGVGVDVPYQFFLMLPYVASIGLLILIRSRSGQPAKLGVPYLRH